Proteins encoded within one genomic window of Desulfurella sp.:
- a CDS encoding beta-ketoacyl-ACP synthase 3 yields the protein AACSGFLYALSVGDSYIRSNVAKNVLVIGAEVLSKFVDWTDRSTCVIFGDGAAAVLLQSSNDESGILDIVLHSDGDYTDLMQIPAGGSLAPCSKEAIDNHDIYIKMLGNQTFKMAVQSIAAVSEEVLNKCNMSFSDIDLMVCHQANIRILEGVAKRVHLPMEKVQIALDIHGNTAAASIPLALDLAYNQGKIKKNDKILLNSFGASLTWGACVIVW from the coding sequence ATGCTGCTTGCAGTGGTTTTTTGTATGCTTTGAGTGTAGGTGATTCATATATACGTTCTAATGTCGCAAAAAATGTGCTTGTAATTGGTGCTGAAGTATTGAGTAAGTTTGTAGACTGGACAGATAGAAGCACATGTGTAATTTTTGGAGATGGTGCAGCAGCAGTTTTATTGCAGTCAAGTAATGATGAAAGCGGTATTCTTGATATAGTATTGCACTCGGATGGCGATTACACGGATCTTATGCAGATACCTGCAGGTGGGAGCTTGGCGCCTTGTTCTAAAGAAGCTATAGATAACCACGATATCTATATTAAAATGCTTGGTAACCAGACATTTAAAATGGCTGTACAAAGTATTGCAGCTGTATCAGAAGAGGTTTTAAATAAATGCAATATGAGTTTTAGCGATATTGATTTAATGGTGTGTCATCAAGCCAATATTAGAATTTTAGAAGGTGTTGCAAAAAGAGTACATTTACCTATGGAAAAAGTACAAATTGCACTTGATATTCACGGAAATACTGCTGCAGCTTCTATACCATTAGCTTTAGATTTGGCTTATAATCAGGGGAAAATTAAAAAAAATGATAAAATTTTACTCAATAGTTTTGGCGCAAGTTTAACATGGGGTGCTTGCGTGATTGTTTGGTAG